A segment of the Desulfonauticus submarinus genome:
AGAGTTGTTGTTCCTGGCTTTTTTAATTTGGTTCATATTTTAAATAAAGGAGCAGCATTTGGTTTTTTAAATAGGGCTGATATATCGTGGCAAACTTATTTTTTTATAGGTGCTTCTGCTTTAGCAATAGTACTTATTATTCATCTTTTAAAAACAGTCGATAGAAAAGATTATTATTTATTTACAGGTCTTGGTCTTATTTTAGGTGGAGCTTTGGGTAATTTAATTGATAGAATAAGGCTTGGAAAAGTGATTGATTTCTTAGATTTTTATATAAAAAGTTATCATTGGCCTGCGTTTAATGTAGCAGATATTGCGATTTTTTGTGGCACTGTTTGTCTGCTTTTATCATTTTACAAAAGGAAAAAAAATGCATCCAATTTTAATTAAATTAGGTCCGATTACAATTTATACGTATGGTTTTTTTATTGCAGCTGCTATTTTACTAGGGCTAGCTATAACTTCTATAGAAGCTAAGAAAAAAGGGCTTAACAATCAGTTGGTATCTGAGCTTGGTTTTTATCTTGT
Coding sequences within it:
- the lspA gene encoding signal peptidase II, with amino-acid sequence MGKFKYKLCFGLAAIILVLDQISKLWIEKTIPLWSERVVVPGFFNLVHILNKGAAFGFLNRADISWQTYFFIGASALAIVLIIHLLKTVDRKDYYLFTGLGLILGGALGNLIDRIRLGKVIDFLDFYIKSYHWPAFNVADIAIFCGTVCLLLSFYKRKKNASNFN